The DNA segment GGTGGATCTAGTTtgactagtcgtggacctaattcgaaggaAAGGCCATTTTTTAGCAATGTgggctcttggaagcttgttcTTTTGAGCAAGTTGTgttcttggaagcttgtagatagtgtctatCTTTTCAATAGCAAAGTTGCTCACATCTTGGTTGGagccattttcaatattttaagatTGATAGATAAAAACTTCTTAAATATCCTATGaatgtttaatgtttttgaatgctacacaagtgctcaatttttacataaaaattttaaaattcaactacgtttccgggcacgagagAACCGAGATCTAACTTCAGACACTGGAAAaacttatttttgttttcttgattGATTTTCAGGTTACTACAAGATATTAGAAGATCGGGAGAAGACGAATTTCACGTGCCCTTTTGGAACATTTGCCAACAGATGCATGCCTTTCGGACCCTGTAATGCTCCAGGTACGTTCCAAAGGTGCATGATAAGTATTTTTTGAATACATTGAGAATTTCATTAAagtatttatggatgatttcactGTCTATGAGAATTCATTTGAGGATTTTTTGGATCACTTgtccaaaattttgaaaagatgcttggaaaaaaatttagttttgaattacgaaaaatgtcacttcatggtgaCTCAAGGTATTATGTTGGGACATGTGGTTTATTCTAGGGGAATAGAAGTTGATAAGTCAAAAATTGATATAATCACAAAATTACCCTACGCCACTAACGTTAAGGAAGTTCAAGATTTTCTTGGGCATGTAGGTTTTTACTGCATGTTTTTAAGGATTTTTCAAAGATTGCTTTGTCGATGTCCATGTTACTTCAAAAGGGTGTGCTTTTAGAGTTTTGGGAAAATTGTAAGGAGGCTTTTGACAAGCTCAAAAACATGTTGACTACTGCACCAATAATCAAGCCTTCTGACTTGAATTTGCCTTTTGATATCATGTGTGATTCAAGTAACTATGTTGTGGGTATTTTTTTAGGCCTAAGATTGATAAGAAGAGTCACATCATATATTATGCGTCAAAGACGTTGGATCCTACACAGTGGAACTACACAACTACTGAAAAGGAGTTTTTACCATTTTTTTTGCTTTAGATAAATTCATATCATATTTAGTTGGTTCTAAATTGTTTGTGTATTCTGATCATGAAACTTTGAAGTATCTGTTGTCAAAAAAGGAGTCAAACCCGAGATTGATAAGTTGGATACTCTTACTCCAAGAGTTTTTTTGTTGAAATCAAGGATTTGAGGGGAACCGAGAATCCAGCAGCCGATCACCTAAGCAAATTGGTGAATGAAGAGGAATCTATGCCTATTTCTGAAATTTCCTAATGAAAAAGTATTCCAAGTTAAAGGTATGATTCCTTGGTATACAGATATAGTAAATTATTTGGTCAATGAAATTTTTCCCTCTTCCCTTAGTAAATCTCGTAAGGATAACATTCGTTGTGAGACAAAAAATTATGAGTGGCACGAACCCGATTTGTGGAAATTTTGTGCAGATCAAGTGATTAGGAGATGTGTTCCTGAAAATGAGTACAagtaaattttggttttttgtcATAATTATGCATATGGTGGTGATtttggacccaaaagaactgcAAGGAAAATTTTGGATAGTTGCTTTTGTTGGAATCGAATGAGTGTGAGGATGGGGGAagtgaatacacacttataaaatatttcaaatatttttcgaaGCTTTGATGGTAGTCTTGCTAGAGTTAGATATCAAGAATAGTTTCTTTAAACTCAAAAATAGTTTAAACCATTGAATTAGTGTGGATAAACATTCCAACTGTTTTTGTAATTATTTTATACTCAATCAGGCactaataataagataaaagaGCAGTTAATgtaaatgagataggatataTGGAAGTTTGAAAAAAACCACTTCTACGTCTCCCTTTTTTCCATGTAGGAAGAAAATTTATTAGAAAAATTTGGTTTATACAATCCTTGTATGAAATTCACTTCAATCTTAGGACTTATTCCTTGTCTAGAATGAAACTCCTAGTTCACAACACAATACAACAGTAAGTAAAGCAATAAAATCCTTACTATTTCGTAAATGTTAAACACCTTAGAAAAACTGTCATGATCAATTtaatgtttagactaaattatccttccttaaaaattataattacagACAATTATGAAGAAAAATGATAAGTTACCTTTACAAACCCGCGAACCCAAATTTGTCATCAAAATTGTGGCCCACTTCACAAACTCAAACCCACATTCTCTTGAATGTCTTGCTCTAAATTCCTCTTTTTATACGTACTACTTTTTactgttttcaaaaattttcaaattaatctGATCTAAAAAAGAGCGGAGAATCagttaattttataattataattatattttttgttttccaATTCACAAAAAGTTTCGCCTTTATCGAATGTTTTTTTTCCTCTTCATGTTTGTCGTAGTTGGTTGATTTTGTCATCGATTGTGTTgcttaaattattgttgatttTGTTACGCCATTTTTGTTTTCATCTTTCATGAAGGATTTATTTATGACTTAAATACTCCATTATTCGTTTGTATGCTAATgtgttgatttttatttttctaggtCATCCTTTTTTTATGGTTTTATTCTTATTCAGGTTTTGTAGACAGAGCATAAGAGAATTGATCTTCTTGAGGGGAATGAATTTGGTGTCTATTGAGTATTGACAATCGAAAGATTTACTAGAGTTGTTTTTAGTAATTGTAAATTAGTTTGATTATTGTTAAATTATTGAttagatgaaaaaaaatttaatatgcaGTTtggtttaaatatatatatatatatatattttttccaattttatttttactcttttctaataaatattttttactttGGTGATTgtattttatcatttatgtgGATGGTTTGATTtctcaaaagaaataaagaaaaaaaaaacatcgtGTATATTTGGTGCAAATTACAAACTCAATATTGATTAGCtaaaaaattgattatttaaattatccattataaaatatttatattattaaaaaaatcatgaaaataaattttatatatttctaatatattttaaaatagtatttaaatattgttacacacgcaacgcgtgtacATCGTGACTAGTTTGAATGAATTCCAAGATTCAAACTGGTGAGAAACTCTTCTTCAATAGTCTGAGATGAGCAGTTGGGAGTTGACTCTTCGCCCTTGTGATCCTTGAATGATCGGATGTGTAGCTGTTACAAGTGGGAAATAAGAGCAGATAAGATATGTAAGGTCCAAAAGTCCACTAGCTCAatcacaaaaattttaaaagattttttgtttgtttttattaattttatttatgaaatttaaaagTTACGTTTAATTTATGTGATGCTATGAATATTTCTGATATTTAATGTTTTGCAAgttagtttaatattttcaggTTAATAGTGGACTGAAAGAACGAGACTAGCCTTCGAACAagttaagaaaaaaatatttcatgtttattttaaatttaaagttgGTGCAGCGTTATTTTAATAGTAGAgagaattaattttaaaagtctTGTTTGCAACTAAATGGCCGACTTCCAAGCCCATTTGTTACAAATTTTTGAGCATGtaatctgtagtgacccgcatcgtgatcacctactaatcagaagcttaaaaatgcaattaaacattaaataatcttaatcaaaataaatgcagaactttaaacaaaataaataccaTAAAatcaaaacctagtggtcaaccctgccatccagccttggtcaccacctaacctccctgtcatCAGAGAACTATCTGCATCAGCCCCATTCAATAGGGTATCCAGACAACAGAAAAtgaccggaagtgagcctaacatgctcagtacgagagtatgagtatacagtattatacgtgcatgtatgcaagtgtagtgacccgtatccggaattaacgattaatgcgtaattaatcatataatcatgtttagattaagtaaacatgattaaaaacatttcaaatggattaacggagtccgaaaatggatccaggacactcaaaatggCCGAAAAGGTTCGGAGGGTTCAGAGGGTTCGAAGGACCCGAAccaggttaggaggctccgaactggttcggaggatccgaacctaagatcagaggctccgaactgcATGGCCAGCTGTTCgagaataatacgtcattggtgatgTCACTGATGGGATTTCgggggatccgaagtcagggaacggatgatccgaaccagatcggaggctccgaagtcgagtttggaggctccgaacttcgcctataaaaaggggccgaaatttcattttcaactcgcacctctcctttttctctctcaattccttagccttctaacttagatttatggaattctaggcgttcttttgggattccggaagtggcatagtgatccaggcatcgtagcagagctgtggcctagttttgaggaaattgtcatcagcgggctgacgacggacgcaggtatagctatgatctccttaaattatttatgagtatgcaataacttagttaagacttttagatctTAATTAAtaatgcatgggtaattgcattgtagagttgatgataggcttggaatctagagtgggactgctaggactgcctgtaataagatacgtaagtactgactgagatagccagcgggttttgcatgcttatatgttgcatttgtgtgtcatattattatgcagcatgtgcatatcatattgttcctatccatcttttgagatgagccacgtagggccgctcagccctgctcggacggttgatgtcgagcgccccacGACCGACGTGTTATCCGGCACTGGCATCTGTGAGACACAGTCTACGTCCGTTATTAATGAgtagtgtacgcagggtttgattCCGGGTTGTAACACTCATGTCCTAGACTCCATTACTGAGAAATTGTATACAGTTACCCCCGATaaggataccctgtcatttgcatgcattatatttgtatgttttacctgtGCTTTTATATTGAGATTAGAGCttacgtccagtcttttctttgtatctggacaccccattcgacggggcaggtttgagcaccaggagcttggagtcgccagtgaccagtgaagacagcaggattagttgtaggtttttgccctttaggcttatttattcgattgagttgtataatcgaatttgtttaaccggttgtattctgccggtctgcttgtatttaagtcttccgcagtaaTTTAtttatgcttaattatgctattaactctgattaggtagtggatcctgttggaaaactggcgagttcccagaccaattacgattgatacccggtgcagcggaagtttaaaaattttttcatggaacgtttccatggtatgggtatcaaccgttcatcgattgaattacgtgtgtgtaaaatttaaataacaattaaataaattttacctcaaatctcgcaacgagattaatggacaccaacagaacaattctgctcttgttgtctctccctggaaccgatgaacgccttcaatcaggtccacgaacagaggtttaatccctctgatagattgcactagaaaatctatcagaagttttctgcgaagagaatacacgaatttgattcgttattccttactgcgattcaaaatcacagaccggaatttctctgacagagtgggagggtgatcggccgaattgagagagaataggggctagggttttcgaaattattgctctcaaaataatgacctgttgtgtgtaatttctgtactgaaataacttatttataatgcaggccactaacaccttagggcccattagtcataagctggggcccgacaagcaaagcccgctcgttcagaaattaatataaaattcatcgtgactccgattgatgaaacgatttcaccaatgtgcacagaaaccatttctgcacgttttaaagtcaaaataaattttcctgaatccgaattcagtggtttccaaaaatgtccatccctatgtcattttaggaaatcctactcccttactcttatttaagaagtccaactccttagttcattaaatttaactctttaaatttaactatctcaacggggattaaaactccattacactgtgtgaccctcaatggttcagggatacagctagccgtgggctcacaactccttgtgactcggaacaacactttccgacttgcccaacgaatcatggtaaagcgcctagcaacatcgccccatgattccctaggtatcactgatagtgcctacaagaaccagtagattttggttaacgtacagtacggtcccttcatccatatatcccgatcgaatcaacaaccattggtatatcgagagtcgctcaagattcgataactatgcaatacatcttgaagatcaaattagtgacatcgcatgtgctactaagaaaccatttcttaaatcacatcaagtactctggccagagatttgtcacactaatatctcctcagatcgcataggatatccacactcgcaagtatgtggtgaatccttgacaacaatgcattgactcctatatgtgtcgtaactgtacccaatctcgacacctgatgaccccctcagagtcggtaaacgagtcaaagcacagtactagcatatagagtctccatgatgtttcaagtcgtaaggactaatggtgtacaaccaaaaccgcggactttatccactcgataagtgataaccacttggaaagtccggatagggtagttcgactattcatcctatgaatatccatttgcatgcttcgaacatctccatgttccctaccaatgaaacgtggtactccgcatcgcaaatgctagtctcaaactcgagcgatccttatccttattatcggacggctcaatcgactaggaacggttttagaatatacagtgactataagatgtatttcatgatagacatctccatgttctaccacatcttacatacactatagtatattcaaggtctttatcaaaacaacaatagtatatcacaatataacaatatgaagtaatataaagtcattgccataaaagtgtaaatcatattaaacaaaagattgtttatacaaagagtcaacaaagcccatagccacacagttggctcactgggcacccactcttacaatctcccacttgccctatagccaactagtcatactacgtagacccattgcttcgcgatgtttgtcaaacaatggtcctggcaaaggcttagtaagtggatcagcgatattgtctgcagaggccactcgttcgacactgatgtctcctctttccacaatctcccggattatgtggtatttcctcagtacgtgtttggatctttgatgagaccttggttcctttgcttgagcaacggcacccgtgttgtcgcagtacaccgggactggaccaacaaattcaggaatgacgcccaactcttggacgaaattcctcatccaaacggcctctttagcagcagctgatgctgcaatgtattcagcctcagtggtggaatccgctgtggtgtcctgcttggaactcttccaagagacagcaccgccattgagcatgaacacaaatccagaggttgacttcgagtcatccacatcactttggaagctagagtcggtatagccttccagtttgagttctcgtcctccataaaccatgaacatattcttagtccttcgcaagtacttaagaatgtccttcacggctttccaatgcatctgaccaggattagactgatatctgctcgtgacactcagagcaaatgctacatccggtctggtagatatcatcccatacatgatactacctatagctgacgcatatggtacatgtgtcatattctctatctctgcatcagtcttgggacacatagacttggatagagaaactccatgacacatgggtagatgtcctctcttggacccatccattgaaaaccgtttcaatatggtatcgatgtaggttgattgagtgagtcctatcattctcttagatctatccctatagatctgtatcccaagaatgtaggatgcctcacccaaatccttcatcgaaaatctacctgataaccatatcttagttgactgcaacatccctacatcattcccaatgagtaggatgtcatcaacataaagtactaagaatgtcaccgcatccttaactactttcttgtacacgcaaggttcctccgggttcttgatgaaaccaaagtctttaattgtttcatcaaatttctggttccaacttcttgatgcttgttttagaccataaattgatctctgaagcttgcataccttatgctcgcttcccatggatgtgtacccctcaggctgcttcatatagatttcttccttaatgtctccattaagaaaagcagtcttcacatccatttgacatatctcatagtcataccatgcagctatggcaattaggattcttatggacttgaacattgcaactggtgaaaaggtttcgtcatagtcaactccttgcctttgagtataacctttagccaccaatcgcgccttgtaggtcaataccttaccatcaggcccaagctttcttttgtagatccatttacaccctattggaacaattccatcgggaggatccactaaagaccagacttggttagtatgcatcgaatccaattcagactgcatagcttcaagccataaattcgaatccgcatcagaaattgcttccttgaagcttcttggatcacatccaatgtcgggttcatcttgaccctcttcaagaagaagaccatatcgaactggaggtctagaagtcctctcggatcttctaggtgcaggcgtgtccagcaatggttcctgaggtgtgggatcgttattttgtatttcgggttcctctcgaacttcttcgagttccatcatctcgcctttcttatccaataagaactccttctccaagaaggtggcattccgtgaaacaaacacctttgtttcagcaggataatagaaataatatccgattgaattcttcggataccccacaaaataacacaagctggatcgactatccaacttatctcccactgtccgcttcacgtaagcaggacatccccaaatcctcaagtacgaatacttaggagctttgccattccataactcgtatggtgttttgtccactgctttagtgtggacgttattcaacaacaataccgccgtttcaagcgcatagccccaaaacgaaggtggaagctcagtgaagctcatcatagatcgaaccatgtccaacaaagttcgattacgacgctccgatacaccattaagctgtggtgtcataggaggagtccactgagagagaatcccattctctttcagatagtccaaaaactcggtactcaagtattctccacctcgatccgatcgaagtgctttaatacttttacctagcttgttttctacttcagccttgaattctttgaacttttcaaatgcttcagacttatatttcattaaatataaatacccatacctagaataatcatcagtaaaggtaatgaagtaggtgtggccatgttgagtccctactctaaatggaccacaaacatctgtatggatcaaatccaacagattttgactacgctcaggcttccccttaaaaggagatttagtcattttcccttttaggcaggattcacaagtaggtagagagttaatatcagacatatcaaacatgccctctctcccactagcttgttcatcctccttgaggaaatatgacctagtctagcgtgccaaaggtttgccgggttttgactatcgattttccttttgtttgttgtcgccggtttgtcaatacaattcactggaacgtcttttagttttaaattatatagatcgttttcaagttgtccatttccaattaaacattcattcttgtaaatactgcaaatcccattcacaaaattacaagaataaccatctctatcaagcatagaaatagaaataatgtttttaattaaatctggcacaaataaaacatctctcaacaataatttaaaaccattatgcaaaatcaaacaaacatctccaatggccgtagcttcaactctggaaccattcccgagcctcagctgggtctcacccattctaagcctgcgacttctt comes from the Henckelia pumila isolate YLH828 chromosome 1, ASM3356847v2, whole genome shotgun sequence genome and includes:
- the LOC140862990 gene encoding uncharacterized protein; this translates as MILRSGKGIENGPISPMKAREGKDMDEEVEKPYEKQTKVKSTSSPSGISNAVFPPFPARLEKSRKADYENEVLETFRKVEINIPLIDAIKKIPRYANFFKYLCTNKISLRNDEKGGSSLTSRGPNSKERPFFSNVGSWKLVLLSKLCYYKILEDREKTNFTCPFGTFANRCMPFGPCNAPGIMLGHVVYSRGIEVDKSKIDIITKLPYATNVKEVQDFLGHGVLLEFWENCKEAFDKLKNMLTTAPIIKPSDLNLPFDIMCDSSNYVVDIVNYLVNEIFPSSLSKSRKDNIRCETKNYEWHEPDLWKFCADQVIRRCVPENEYK